In Xenopus laevis strain J_2021 chromosome 2S, Xenopus_laevis_v10.1, whole genome shotgun sequence, a genomic segment contains:
- the wars2.S gene encoding tryptophan--tRNA ligase, mitochondrial isoform X1, translating to MAASLRDVGKMALPMWRRAAVLLYRAGRGRRGLQESVKERGNKDVEPRVFSGIQPTGIPHLGNYLGALQSWVHLQEQYNTVLYSIADLHSITVPQDPSTLRASILDMAACLLACGINPAKSCIFQQSQVAEHAELAWILNCLTSMPRLRHLPQWKVKCQTQKNEGSAGLFTYPVLQAADILLYKSTHVPVGDDQVQHLELTQDTARLFNRIYGDFFPIPRGIMGTSKKIYSLRDPSSKMSKSDPQKLATVRLTDSPEEIVLKFRKAVTDFTSEVTYDPERRPGVSSLVAIHSAVTGLGTDIIVQQSRGMDTAQYKLTVADAVIQKLCPIREEMQRLQREQGYLREVLYQGAQRAKEMAAPVYDSVARLVGFR from the exons ATGGCGGCTTCCCTCCGTGACGTAGGCAAGATGGCGCTGCCCATGTGGAGACGTGCTGCTGTTCTGCTGTACCGGGCGGGGAGGGGGCGCCGCGGGCTTCAGGAGAGCGTAAAGGAGCGGGGAAACAAG GATGTTGAGCCCCGTGTGTTCTCTGGCATTCAGCCTACGGGCATCCCCCACCTGGGCAATTACCTTGGTGCCCTTCAGAGCTGGGTACACTTGCAGGAGCAATACAACACGGTGCTGTACAGTATAGCGGATCTGCACTCTATCACCGTGCCACAGGACCCCAGCACCCTGCGGGCGAGCATATTGGACATGGCAGCCTGCCTGCTGGCATGTGGGATTAACCCTGCCAAGAGCTGCATCTTCCAGCAGTCCCAG GTGGCAGAACATGCAGAACTTGCCTGGATCCTAAACTGTCTGACCTCTATGCCCCGTCTCAGACATTTGCCCCAATGGAAG GTTAAGTGCCAGACCCAGAAGAACGAGGGGAGTGCTGGATTGTTCACGTACCCCGTTCTCCAAGCCGCTGACATTCTGCTTTATAA GTCCACTCACGTTCCGGTGGGAGATGATCAGGTGCAGCACTTGGAGCTGACTCAGGACACTGCCCGCCTCTTCAATCGGATCTATGGAGATTTCTTCCCAATCCCTAGAGGCATCATGG GTACTTCCAAGAAAATCTACTCCCTCCGAGACCCATCTTCCAAGATGTCCAAGTCGGACCCCCAAAAGCTCGCTACCGTGCGCCTCACAGACAGCCCAGAGGAAATTGTCCTGAAGTTCCGAAAGGCAGTTACTGACTTTACCTCTGAAGTGACCTATGACCCCGAGCGACGGCCAGGGGTGTCCAGCTTAGTGGCCATTCACTCTGCCGTCACTGGACTTGGCACGGACATAATTGTGCAGCAGAGCCGTGGCATGGACACCGCACAGTACAAGCTCACAGTGGCTGACGCCGTCATTCAGAAACTCTGCCCCATCCGAGAGGAAATGCAGAGACTCCAGAGGGAGCAGGGTTACCTACGGGAGGTGCTGTACCAGGGGGCACAGAGAGCCAAGGAAATGGCGGCACCTGTCTATGACTCTGTCGCCCGGCTGGTTGGGTTTAGGTGA
- the hao2.S gene encoding hydroxyacid oxidase 2 (long chain) S homeolog isoform X3, with protein MGDTQDCRPVLGDAEMSLICLADFEAYAKENLPKATWEYYAAGADECCTRDDNLQAFRRIRLRPRMLRDVSVMDTKTTVLGEEISCPIGIAPTAFHCLAWPDGEMSTARAAEALNLLYVASTYATCSVEEISQAAPEGLRWFQLYVYRDRKLSEQLIRRVEALGFKALVLTVDVPYTGKRRTDIRNNFRLPPHLKVKNFEGVFEGHSGPDNYGVPVNTLDPSVSWKDICWLRSVTKLPIVIKGILTKEDAELAVVYGVQGIIVSNHGGRQLDGELATIDALSEIAEVVQGRIEVYLDGGIRTGSDVLKAIALGAKCVFLGRPIVWGLTYKGEEGVKGILQILTDEFRLSMALSGCRNVSEVNRNLIHVAKL; from the exons ATGGGGGATACACAGGACTGCAG GCCTGTGCTTGGGGACGCAGAGATGTCCCTTATTTGCCTGGCAGACTTTGAGGCCTACGCCAAGGAGAACCTGCCCAAAGCCACGTGGGAATATTACGCAGCCGGTGCGGATGAATGCTGTACAAGGGATGATAACCTGCAGGCATTCAGAAG GATCCGCCTGAGGCCCCGGATGCTCCGTGATGTCTCAGTAATGGACACAAAGACCACAGTGTTAGGGGAAGAGATCAGCTGCCCTATTGGTATTGCCCCCACGGCATTCCACTGCCTGGCCTGGCCCGATGGCGAGATGAGCACGGCTAGAG CGGCTGAAGCTCTGAACCTCCTGTATGTGGCCAGTACCTACGCCACCTGCTCTGTGGAAGAAATTTCCCAGGCTGCCCCAGAAGGACTGCGTTGGTTCCAGCTCTACGTATACCGGGACCGTAAGTTGTCCGAGCAGCTCATCCGTCGAGTGGAGGCCCTGGGCTTCAAGGCTTTGGTTCTAACGGTGGATGTGCCCTACACGGGCAAGCGAAGAACCGACATCCGCAATAACTTCCGCCTTCCACCGCACCTCAAGGTCAAGAACTTTGAGGGAGTGTTTGAG GGACACAGTGGCCCCGATAACTATGGTGTCCCAGTCAATACCCTGGACCCATCAGTAAGCTGGAAGGACATTTGCTGGCTGCGCAGTGTGACTAAGCTACCAATCGTCATCAAGGGAATCCTAACCAAGGAGGACGCGGAGTTAGCAGTGGTGTACGGTGTCCAGGGGATCATTGTCTCCAACCATGGAGGGCGCCAACTGGATGGAGAGCTCGCCACG ATTGATGCCCTGTCAGAAATCGCGGAAGTGGTGCAAGGCCGGATAGAAGTCTACTTAGATGGTGGGATACGAACAGGAAGTGACGTTCTGAAAGCGATCGCTCTGGGTGCCAAGTGCGTGTTCCTGGGACGCCCCATTGTCTGGGGTCTCACCTACAAG GGAGAAGAAGGAGTGAAGGGAATCCTGCAGATACTCACAGACGAATTCCGGCTCTCCATGGCCCTCTCAG GCTGCCGGAACGTCTCCGAAGTCAACCGGAACCTCATTCATGTGGCTAAACTGTAG
- the hao2.S gene encoding hydroxyacid oxidase 2 (long chain) S homeolog isoform X1, which yields MSVGPSQHFEGSLSICSRPVLGDAEMSLICLADFEAYAKENLPKATWEYYAAGADECCTRDDNLQAFRRIRLRPRMLRDVSVMDTKTTVLGEEISCPIGIAPTAFHCLAWPDGEMSTARAAEALNLLYVASTYATCSVEEISQAAPEGLRWFQLYVYRDRKLSEQLIRRVEALGFKALVLTVDVPYTGKRRTDIRNNFRLPPHLKVKNFEGVFEGHSGPDNYGVPVNTLDPSVSWKDICWLRSVTKLPIVIKGILTKEDAELAVVYGVQGIIVSNHGGRQLDGELATIDALSEIAEVVQGRIEVYLDGGIRTGSDVLKAIALGAKCVFLGRPIVWGLTYKGEEGVKGILQILTDEFRLSMALSGCRNVSEVNRNLIHVAKL from the exons ATGTCGGTTGGTCCATCCCAGCATTTCGAAGGTTCTCTCTCTATATGCAG CAGGCCTGTGCTTGGGGACGCAGAGATGTCCCTTATTTGCCTGGCAGACTTTGAGGCCTACGCCAAGGAGAACCTGCCCAAAGCCACGTGGGAATATTACGCAGCCGGTGCGGATGAATGCTGTACAAGGGATGATAACCTGCAGGCATTCAGAAG GATCCGCCTGAGGCCCCGGATGCTCCGTGATGTCTCAGTAATGGACACAAAGACCACAGTGTTAGGGGAAGAGATCAGCTGCCCTATTGGTATTGCCCCCACGGCATTCCACTGCCTGGCCTGGCCCGATGGCGAGATGAGCACGGCTAGAG CGGCTGAAGCTCTGAACCTCCTGTATGTGGCCAGTACCTACGCCACCTGCTCTGTGGAAGAAATTTCCCAGGCTGCCCCAGAAGGACTGCGTTGGTTCCAGCTCTACGTATACCGGGACCGTAAGTTGTCCGAGCAGCTCATCCGTCGAGTGGAGGCCCTGGGCTTCAAGGCTTTGGTTCTAACGGTGGATGTGCCCTACACGGGCAAGCGAAGAACCGACATCCGCAATAACTTCCGCCTTCCACCGCACCTCAAGGTCAAGAACTTTGAGGGAGTGTTTGAG GGACACAGTGGCCCCGATAACTATGGTGTCCCAGTCAATACCCTGGACCCATCAGTAAGCTGGAAGGACATTTGCTGGCTGCGCAGTGTGACTAAGCTACCAATCGTCATCAAGGGAATCCTAACCAAGGAGGACGCGGAGTTAGCAGTGGTGTACGGTGTCCAGGGGATCATTGTCTCCAACCATGGAGGGCGCCAACTGGATGGAGAGCTCGCCACG ATTGATGCCCTGTCAGAAATCGCGGAAGTGGTGCAAGGCCGGATAGAAGTCTACTTAGATGGTGGGATACGAACAGGAAGTGACGTTCTGAAAGCGATCGCTCTGGGTGCCAAGTGCGTGTTCCTGGGACGCCCCATTGTCTGGGGTCTCACCTACAAG GGAGAAGAAGGAGTGAAGGGAATCCTGCAGATACTCACAGACGAATTCCGGCTCTCCATGGCCCTCTCAG GCTGCCGGAACGTCTCCGAAGTCAACCGGAACCTCATTCATGTGGCTAAACTGTAG
- the wars2.S gene encoding tryptophan--tRNA ligase, mitochondrial isoform X2: MHQDVEPRVFSGIQPTGIPHLGNYLGALQSWVHLQEQYNTVLYSIADLHSITVPQDPSTLRASILDMAACLLACGINPAKSCIFQQSQVAEHAELAWILNCLTSMPRLRHLPQWKVKCQTQKNEGSAGLFTYPVLQAADILLYKSTHVPVGDDQVQHLELTQDTARLFNRIYGDFFPIPRGIMGTSKKIYSLRDPSSKMSKSDPQKLATVRLTDSPEEIVLKFRKAVTDFTSEVTYDPERRPGVSSLVAIHSAVTGLGTDIIVQQSRGMDTAQYKLTVADAVIQKLCPIREEMQRLQREQGYLREVLYQGAQRAKEMAAPVYDSVARLVGFR; this comes from the exons ATGCACCAG GATGTTGAGCCCCGTGTGTTCTCTGGCATTCAGCCTACGGGCATCCCCCACCTGGGCAATTACCTTGGTGCCCTTCAGAGCTGGGTACACTTGCAGGAGCAATACAACACGGTGCTGTACAGTATAGCGGATCTGCACTCTATCACCGTGCCACAGGACCCCAGCACCCTGCGGGCGAGCATATTGGACATGGCAGCCTGCCTGCTGGCATGTGGGATTAACCCTGCCAAGAGCTGCATCTTCCAGCAGTCCCAG GTGGCAGAACATGCAGAACTTGCCTGGATCCTAAACTGTCTGACCTCTATGCCCCGTCTCAGACATTTGCCCCAATGGAAG GTTAAGTGCCAGACCCAGAAGAACGAGGGGAGTGCTGGATTGTTCACGTACCCCGTTCTCCAAGCCGCTGACATTCTGCTTTATAA GTCCACTCACGTTCCGGTGGGAGATGATCAGGTGCAGCACTTGGAGCTGACTCAGGACACTGCCCGCCTCTTCAATCGGATCTATGGAGATTTCTTCCCAATCCCTAGAGGCATCATGG GTACTTCCAAGAAAATCTACTCCCTCCGAGACCCATCTTCCAAGATGTCCAAGTCGGACCCCCAAAAGCTCGCTACCGTGCGCCTCACAGACAGCCCAGAGGAAATTGTCCTGAAGTTCCGAAAGGCAGTTACTGACTTTACCTCTGAAGTGACCTATGACCCCGAGCGACGGCCAGGGGTGTCCAGCTTAGTGGCCATTCACTCTGCCGTCACTGGACTTGGCACGGACATAATTGTGCAGCAGAGCCGTGGCATGGACACCGCACAGTACAAGCTCACAGTGGCTGACGCCGTCATTCAGAAACTCTGCCCCATCCGAGAGGAAATGCAGAGACTCCAGAGGGAGCAGGGTTACCTACGGGAGGTGCTGTACCAGGGGGCACAGAGAGCCAAGGAAATGGCGGCACCTGTCTATGACTCTGTCGCCCGGCTGGTTGGGTTTAGGTGA
- the hao2.S gene encoding hydroxyacid oxidase 2 (long chain) S homeolog isoform X4, with product MSLICLADFEAYAKENLPKATWEYYAAGADECCTRDDNLQAFRRIRLRPRMLRDVSVMDTKTTVLGEEISCPIGIAPTAFHCLAWPDGEMSTARAAEALNLLYVASTYATCSVEEISQAAPEGLRWFQLYVYRDRKLSEQLIRRVEALGFKALVLTVDVPYTGKRRTDIRNNFRLPPHLKVKNFEGVFEGHSGPDNYGVPVNTLDPSVSWKDICWLRSVTKLPIVIKGILTKEDAELAVVYGVQGIIVSNHGGRQLDGELATIDALSEIAEVVQGRIEVYLDGGIRTGSDVLKAIALGAKCVFLGRPIVWGLTYKGEEGVKGILQILTDEFRLSMALSGCRNVSEVNRNLIHVAKL from the exons ATGTCCCTTATTTGCCTGGCAGACTTTGAGGCCTACGCCAAGGAGAACCTGCCCAAAGCCACGTGGGAATATTACGCAGCCGGTGCGGATGAATGCTGTACAAGGGATGATAACCTGCAGGCATTCAGAAG GATCCGCCTGAGGCCCCGGATGCTCCGTGATGTCTCAGTAATGGACACAAAGACCACAGTGTTAGGGGAAGAGATCAGCTGCCCTATTGGTATTGCCCCCACGGCATTCCACTGCCTGGCCTGGCCCGATGGCGAGATGAGCACGGCTAGAG CGGCTGAAGCTCTGAACCTCCTGTATGTGGCCAGTACCTACGCCACCTGCTCTGTGGAAGAAATTTCCCAGGCTGCCCCAGAAGGACTGCGTTGGTTCCAGCTCTACGTATACCGGGACCGTAAGTTGTCCGAGCAGCTCATCCGTCGAGTGGAGGCCCTGGGCTTCAAGGCTTTGGTTCTAACGGTGGATGTGCCCTACACGGGCAAGCGAAGAACCGACATCCGCAATAACTTCCGCCTTCCACCGCACCTCAAGGTCAAGAACTTTGAGGGAGTGTTTGAG GGACACAGTGGCCCCGATAACTATGGTGTCCCAGTCAATACCCTGGACCCATCAGTAAGCTGGAAGGACATTTGCTGGCTGCGCAGTGTGACTAAGCTACCAATCGTCATCAAGGGAATCCTAACCAAGGAGGACGCGGAGTTAGCAGTGGTGTACGGTGTCCAGGGGATCATTGTCTCCAACCATGGAGGGCGCCAACTGGATGGAGAGCTCGCCACG ATTGATGCCCTGTCAGAAATCGCGGAAGTGGTGCAAGGCCGGATAGAAGTCTACTTAGATGGTGGGATACGAACAGGAAGTGACGTTCTGAAAGCGATCGCTCTGGGTGCCAAGTGCGTGTTCCTGGGACGCCCCATTGTCTGGGGTCTCACCTACAAG GGAGAAGAAGGAGTGAAGGGAATCCTGCAGATACTCACAGACGAATTCCGGCTCTCCATGGCCCTCTCAG GCTGCCGGAACGTCTCCGAAGTCAACCGGAACCTCATTCATGTGGCTAAACTGTAG
- the hao2.S gene encoding hydroxyacid oxidase 2 (long chain) S homeolog isoform X2, translating to MGDTQDCSRPVLGDAEMSLICLADFEAYAKENLPKATWEYYAAGADECCTRDDNLQAFRRIRLRPRMLRDVSVMDTKTTVLGEEISCPIGIAPTAFHCLAWPDGEMSTARAAEALNLLYVASTYATCSVEEISQAAPEGLRWFQLYVYRDRKLSEQLIRRVEALGFKALVLTVDVPYTGKRRTDIRNNFRLPPHLKVKNFEGVFEGHSGPDNYGVPVNTLDPSVSWKDICWLRSVTKLPIVIKGILTKEDAELAVVYGVQGIIVSNHGGRQLDGELATIDALSEIAEVVQGRIEVYLDGGIRTGSDVLKAIALGAKCVFLGRPIVWGLTYKGEEGVKGILQILTDEFRLSMALSGCRNVSEVNRNLIHVAKL from the exons ATGGGGGATACACAGGACTGCAG CAGGCCTGTGCTTGGGGACGCAGAGATGTCCCTTATTTGCCTGGCAGACTTTGAGGCCTACGCCAAGGAGAACCTGCCCAAAGCCACGTGGGAATATTACGCAGCCGGTGCGGATGAATGCTGTACAAGGGATGATAACCTGCAGGCATTCAGAAG GATCCGCCTGAGGCCCCGGATGCTCCGTGATGTCTCAGTAATGGACACAAAGACCACAGTGTTAGGGGAAGAGATCAGCTGCCCTATTGGTATTGCCCCCACGGCATTCCACTGCCTGGCCTGGCCCGATGGCGAGATGAGCACGGCTAGAG CGGCTGAAGCTCTGAACCTCCTGTATGTGGCCAGTACCTACGCCACCTGCTCTGTGGAAGAAATTTCCCAGGCTGCCCCAGAAGGACTGCGTTGGTTCCAGCTCTACGTATACCGGGACCGTAAGTTGTCCGAGCAGCTCATCCGTCGAGTGGAGGCCCTGGGCTTCAAGGCTTTGGTTCTAACGGTGGATGTGCCCTACACGGGCAAGCGAAGAACCGACATCCGCAATAACTTCCGCCTTCCACCGCACCTCAAGGTCAAGAACTTTGAGGGAGTGTTTGAG GGACACAGTGGCCCCGATAACTATGGTGTCCCAGTCAATACCCTGGACCCATCAGTAAGCTGGAAGGACATTTGCTGGCTGCGCAGTGTGACTAAGCTACCAATCGTCATCAAGGGAATCCTAACCAAGGAGGACGCGGAGTTAGCAGTGGTGTACGGTGTCCAGGGGATCATTGTCTCCAACCATGGAGGGCGCCAACTGGATGGAGAGCTCGCCACG ATTGATGCCCTGTCAGAAATCGCGGAAGTGGTGCAAGGCCGGATAGAAGTCTACTTAGATGGTGGGATACGAACAGGAAGTGACGTTCTGAAAGCGATCGCTCTGGGTGCCAAGTGCGTGTTCCTGGGACGCCCCATTGTCTGGGGTCTCACCTACAAG GGAGAAGAAGGAGTGAAGGGAATCCTGCAGATACTCACAGACGAATTCCGGCTCTCCATGGCCCTCTCAG GCTGCCGGAACGTCTCCGAAGTCAACCGGAACCTCATTCATGTGGCTAAACTGTAG